The proteins below are encoded in one region of Salvelinus alpinus chromosome 27, SLU_Salpinus.1, whole genome shotgun sequence:
- the LOC139555823 gene encoding mitochondrial inner membrane protein Mpv17-like, producing MVGLWRSYQALMTRHPWTVQIITAGTLVGVGDVISQQVLERRGLANHNVTRTAKMMSIGFFFVGPVLGGWYMILDKLVTWGTKSASINKMLTDKTVFVLVMYQQVGFALCFLGTLLGISRTLNELTVEENVAMLKRDYMDALISNYYLWPPVEIANFYFIPLHLRLAVVQIVAVSWNSSLSWKANNGCFRSRPTSHI from the exons ATGGTGGGCCTGTGGAGATCCTACCAGGCTCTGATGACCAGGCATCCATGGACTGTCCAGATAATCACAG cgggCACGCTGGTTGGGGTGGGTGATGTCATCTCCCAGCAGGTGCTTGAGAGGCGGGGTCTAGCCAATCACAACGTGACACGGACAGCCAAGATGATGAGCATCGGATTCTTCTTCGTC GGCCCTGTATTAGGTGGATGGTACATGATTCTGGACAAGCTGGTCACTTGGGGGACCAAAAGTGCCTCCATTAATAAAATGCTT acagataAAACGGTGTTTGTTCTTGTCATGTATCAACAGGTGGGCTTTGCTCTGTGTTTCCTGGGTACCTTACTGGGGATCTCTAGAACTTTGAATGAACTGACTGTGGAGGAGAACGTTGCCATGCTCAAGAG g GACTACATGGATGCTTTGATCTCAAATTACTAC CTATGGCCTCCAGTCGAGATTGCCAACTTCTATTTCATCCCACTGCACCTCAG ATTGGCTGTGGTCCAGATTGTAGCTGTTTCCTGGAATTCCTCCTTGTCTTGGAAAGCCAATAATGGATGTTTCAGGTCCCGCCCTACCTCACACATATAG